A genomic region of Cannabis sativa cultivar Pink pepper isolate KNU-18-1 chromosome 1, ASM2916894v1, whole genome shotgun sequence contains the following coding sequences:
- the LOC133036343 gene encoding uncharacterized protein LOC133036343 encodes MGEFVKDLNQTFVVLILKKMGANCFDDFRPISLCNFTYKIISKLLANRLRPLLKGLISPFQSAFVPGRWIAENSIMAHEVLDSFKKLKGREGFVGLKLDMSKAYDRIEWGFLERTLQAFGFDARFIGWIMYCVSSVSWSILLNGGPLKQFKPSRGLRQGDPLSPYLFILCSEVLSRMLLAKEAEGLISGFKVSRCSPSISHLMYADDTFVFCKATIEEVNTVLDCINEYGAWSGQRLNVQKSAYVFSDNTARDTQLEIVERLGFRKLGSEDKFLGNPILWTKSKMKDFKFLKDKILAKIEGWRCKLLSQAGRATLIRSVAQSVPMYSMSSFLLPKGLCRELDQAIRKFWWTGGGDKDRYLALVEWDALCLPMDRGGLNFKKFEDINLALLAKLGWKLASGDTSLWCTIFKEKYWGRSGQSFWTALLPGNASFGARGILATRDLIRKESCFIIANGNSVDLWNSPWIPWLEWNSFRAAFNPMIVPTSLKVSSLLNDEGEWDPLLSHRWLVPSVASSLHLIKSLPSSQHDLLVWKDATDGMFSPKVAYQSIIKQRGNNFDVIWNRIWKLKITERLKMFLWKLGRDALPFGSRLQRIFGNLVNCVLCGENVDSWLHLFCHCPLAKATWFGSQWVIRGENLNFPSPRDFILWLLDPGFLGSASIEDREAFSRFGICLCDELWNARNKAYHEQEFPTCLAKVNSACSAMRRAWEEPVRIDVQVGWDFDRDRLNGRRTVYVDAACKDLRATAGIVSKEVDGRLSGALTVQLTVSNPLEVETLALYHVVLWCVSQNWRQVVFVSDCQSLVKGIHSRAAPNWRLASSFWLLLHAIDMLPLGEFVWLPRTLNQVAHNVCQWTFNFPFSGVLSAEDLAPLVVM; translated from the coding sequence ATGGGAGAGTTCGTCAAGGATCTAAATCAGACCTTTGTTGTTCTGATTCTGAAGAAAATGGGTGCTAACTGCTTTGATGATTTCCGCCCTATCAGCCTTTGCAATTTTACTTACAAGATCATCTCCAAGTTGTTGGCAAATCGGCTGCGCCCTCTCCTCAAGGGTTTAATTTCCCCCTTTCAATCGGCTTTTGTGCCTGGAAGATGGATTGCTGAGAATAGTATAATGGCTCATGAAGTTTTAGATTCCTTCAAGAAACTCAAGGGCCGGGAGGGGTTTGTTGGTCTGAAGCTGGATATGTCTAAAGCCTATGACCGAATTGAATGGGGCTTTCTAGAGCGTACGTTACAAGCTTTCGGTTTTGATGCCAGATTTATTGGTTGGATTATGTACTGTGTGAGTTCGGTCTCGTGGTCTATCTTGTTGAATGGGGGCCCCTTGAAGCAATTTAAGCCGTCTCGTGGCCTCCGCCAGGGAGATCCCCTATCGCCATACTTGTTTATCCTCTGCAGTGAGGTTCTCTCTCGGATGCTCTTGGCAAAGGAAGCTGAGGGTCTAATCAGTGGTTTTAAGGTGAGCCGCTGCAGCCCCTCGATATCCCACCTTATGTATGCTGACGACACCTTTGTTTTTTGTAAGGCGACTATCGAGGAAGTGAACACCGTTCTTGATTGTATCAATGAGTACGGGGCGTGGTCGGGGCAACGGCTGAATGTGCAGAAATCAGCCTATGTCTTCTCAGATAATACGGCCCGGGACACGCAGCTTGAGATTGTAGAGAGGCTTGGGTTTCGTAAGCTGGGCTCGGAGGATAAGTTCCTGGGCAACCCGATTCTGTGGACTAAAAGTAAAATGAAAGATTTCAAGTTTTTAAAGGATAAGATCCTTGCTAAGATTGAAGGGTGGCGATGTAAACTTTTGTCTCAAGCGGGAAGAGCTACCCTTATCAGATCAGTGGCCCAAAGTGTCCCTATGTACTCGATGTCCTCTTTCCTCCTCCCTAAGGGTCTCTGTAGAGAGCTTGATCAAGCGATTCGCAAATTCTGGTGGACAGGAGGAGGTGACAAAGATCGCTATTTGGCCCTTGTGGAGTGGGATGCCTTATGTCTCCCGATGGACCGGGGAGGTCTTAATTTCAAGAAGTTTGAGGATATTAACTTGGCCCTTCTGGCGAAACTTGGGTGGAAACTTGCTTCAGGCGATACCTCTCTCTGGTGTACCATTTTCAAGGAAAAATATTGGGGCAGAAGTGGTCAATCCTTTTGGACCGCCTTGCTGCCTGGTAACGCTTCTTTCGGAGCTCGTGGTATTTTGGCTACAAGGGATCTTATTAGGAAGGAGTCTTGCTTCATTATTGCCAATGGTAATTCGGTGGACCTGTGGAATTCCCCTTGGATCCCTTGGTTAGAGTGGAACTCCTTCAGAGCTGCCTTTAATCCAATGATTGTGCCTACGTCACTTAAAGTGTCTTCCTTGCTCAATGATGAGGGGGAATGGGACCCTCTGCTTTCCCACAGGTGGTTGGTTCCTAGTGTGGCTAGCTCTCTTCACCTGATTAAGAGTCTCCCAAGCTCTCAGCATGATCTCCTGGTGTGGAAGGATGCAACCGATGGAATGTTCTCCCCTAAGGTTGCTTATCAGTCCATTATAAAACAGAGAGGTAACAACTTCGATGTGATTTGGAATCGTATTTGGAAGCTAAAAATTACTGAGAGGTTGAAGATGTTTCTGTGGAAGTTGGGTAGGGATGCCCTTCCTTTTGGCAGCCGATTGCAAAGGATTTTTGGTAACCTGGTAAATTGTGTGTTGTGTGGTGAGAATGTGGACTCCTGGTTGCATCTCTTCTGCCATTGCCCGCTAGCTAAGGCTACTTGGTTTGGTAGCCAATGGGTGATCCGAGGTGAGAATCTGAACTTCCCTTCTCCTAGAGATTTTATCCTTTGGTTGCTTGATCCTGGCTTTTTAGGAAGTGCTAGCATAGAGGATAGAGAGGCCTTTTCCAGGTTTGGAATTTGTCTGTGTGATGAGCTCTGGAATGCTAGAAACAAAGCCTATCATGAACAGGAGTTTCCGACTTGCTTAGCGAAAGTTAATTCAGCGTGTTCGGCCATGAGAAGGGCCTGGGAGGAACCTGTCCGGATCGATGTCCAGGTGGGTTGGGATTTTGATAGGGATCGGCTCAATGGAAGAAGAACTGTGTATGTCGATGCGGCTTGCAAAGACTTGCGGGCGACAGCGGGTATAGTGTCGAAGGAGGTGGACGGAAGACTCTCCGGAGCTCTTACGGTTCAGCTGACTGTTTCAAATCCTCTTGAGGTGGAAACTTTAGCCTTGTACCATGTTGTCCTGTGGTGTGTTTCCCAAAACTGGCGCCAAGTTGTTTTCGTCTCCGATTGCCAATCGCTGGTGAAGGGAATCCACAGTCGTGCAGCCCCTAATTGGCGTCTGGCATCGTCATTTTGGCTGCTGCTACATGCTATTGACATGCTCCCTCTGGGCGAATTTGTTTGGCTCCCACGTACTCTGAATCAGGTGGCTCATAATGTGTGTCAATGGacttttaattttcctttttctgGTGTGCTTTCTGCTGAGGACTTGGCCCCTCTTGTGGTCATGTAA